A region of the Edaphobacter lichenicola genome:
GTAGGTGATCGCAGAGACGACTGCACGTGCCACCGACACCCGCTGGCTTTCGCCTCCACTGAGCTGGTGAGGTCTTCGATCGGCGAGTTCCTGGATGCGAAACAGGCTCATGATCTCATCGACGATCTTGATCTCGTCGACCGTCTTGCCGGCTTCGGGCCTCGCACTTCGCGCCATGCCGTAGATCACGTTCGAATGCACGGTCATGTTTGGAAATAGCCGGGCAGTCTGCGCTGCGGTTCTGACCGGGCGAAGGTGCGGGGGAACGAACACGCCTGAGGCTCGATCGACCAAGACGCTTTCTCCCTGCATGATCGAACCTGAATCAGGGCGCACAAAGCCGGCAATGGCCCTGAGTACGGTCGTCTTGCCACTCCCGGACGGCCC
Encoded here:
- a CDS encoding ATP-binding cassette domain-containing protein, giving the protein MLTVSIEHRVGTISLDASFALTKPWTVLFGPSGSGKTTVLRAIAGFVRPDSGSIMQGESVLVDRASGVFVPPHLRPVRTAAQTARLFPNMTVHSNVIYGMARSARPEAGKTVDEIKIVDEIMSLFRIQELADRRPHQLSGGESQRVSVARAVVSAITYEGAGAALMLLDEPFSGLDYTMRDQLVDGLRECLMRWKTPVLSVTHDVGEAFQLGAEVIRIAEGRVLRQGPVADVLAEERRRLIEQLREP